Proteins co-encoded in one Rhodothermia bacterium genomic window:
- the sucB gene encoding 2-oxoglutarate dehydrogenase, E2 component, dihydrolipoamide succinyltransferase codes for MAQVEVVMPKMGESVMEGTVLTWHKQIGENIEADEILLEIGTDKVDSEIPSPVGGKLATILVPEGETVEVGTPIAIIETDVNVQISAPVPVSAPSALEPSSVDVHITMAPVEAAPPTESVTVSGGDTSPVVMPKMGESVMEGTVLTWHKKVGERIEADETLLEIGTDKVDSEIPSPVAGILAQIVVPEGETVEVGTLLAIIATGDGATVSTTPAPSSPAPSTNTPIAETAPNVDPTTTHKAEIARIGADGRFYSPLVREMAKVEGLSAQELAALPGSGHEGRVTKKDLRQYLHQKAAAPTPAPVGPTKPTIVAPAFSAAPASSSGGRTEIVEMDRMRQIIADHMVRSKATSAHVTSFAEVDVTNLVKLREKNKKAFMAREGVGLTYTPFFVYAAIEALKAYPWLNASVEGKKVILKKDYHIGIAVALENAGLIVPCIRNAGTMNLVGLAHSVAQLADRARNKQLLPDELQGGTFTVTNVGSLGSIMGTPIINQPQVGILATGAIKKRPVVVETPDMGDVIAIRHMVYLSLTYDHRIVDGAMGTAFLRKVTEVLENIDPNATL; via the coding sequence ATGGCACAAGTCGAAGTCGTGATGCCCAAAATGGGCGAAAGTGTAATGGAAGGCACTGTGCTCACTTGGCACAAGCAAATTGGCGAAAACATCGAAGCCGATGAAATCCTTTTGGAAATTGGAACAGACAAAGTGGATTCCGAAATCCCATCGCCTGTAGGTGGAAAGCTCGCAACCATTTTGGTTCCAGAAGGAGAAACCGTCGAAGTGGGAACACCCATCGCCATCATCGAGACAGATGTAAACGTTCAAATTAGTGCCCCAGTACCAGTCTCTGCTCCATCTGCACTTGAACCTTCCTCGGTTGATGTTCACATAACCATGGCACCTGTTGAAGCGGCCCCACCCACAGAAAGTGTTACGGTTTCTGGCGGAGACACCTCGCCGGTAGTAATGCCTAAAATGGGGGAAAGTGTTATGGAGGGTACGGTTCTCACGTGGCATAAAAAAGTAGGTGAACGCATTGAGGCTGACGAGACCCTCTTGGAAATTGGGACAGATAAAGTGGACTCCGAAATTCCATCGCCTGTTGCTGGTATTCTCGCACAAATTGTTGTCCCAGAAGGCGAAACTGTTGAGGTGGGTACACTTTTGGCCATTATTGCGACCGGCGACGGCGCAACTGTTTCCACAACACCAGCACCTTCTTCGCCAGCACCATCAACCAACACGCCTATTGCAGAAACTGCGCCAAATGTGGATCCTACAACCACACACAAAGCAGAAATTGCACGTATTGGCGCAGATGGTCGGTTTTATTCCCCCCTCGTCAGAGAAATGGCCAAAGTTGAGGGCTTGTCAGCACAAGAGTTAGCGGCCTTACCGGGTTCTGGACACGAAGGCCGTGTAACCAAAAAAGACCTTAGACAATACTTGCACCAAAAAGCAGCTGCCCCAACCCCAGCCCCAGTTGGACCGACTAAGCCTACAATCGTTGCACCTGCATTTTCAGCAGCACCCGCATCGAGTTCTGGAGGAAGAACGGAAATTGTTGAGATGGATCGGATGCGGCAAATTATTGCAGATCATATGGTGCGTTCAAAAGCGACTTCTGCGCATGTCACCTCTTTTGCTGAAGTGGACGTAACCAATTTGGTCAAGCTGCGGGAAAAGAACAAAAAAGCCTTTATGGCACGCGAGGGCGTTGGGCTAACTTATACCCCATTTTTTGTCTATGCAGCCATCGAAGCCTTAAAAGCATATCCTTGGCTGAATGCCTCGGTTGAGGGCAAAAAAGTTATCCTCAAAAAAGATTACCATATTGGTATTGCGGTAGCGCTCGAAAATGCCGGATTGATCGTGCCCTGTATCCGAAATGCCGGAACCATGAATCTTGTTGGTTTGGCACACTCGGTGGCACAGCTGGCAGATCGGGCCAGAAATAAACAATTGCTTCCTGATGAACTCCAAGGAGGGACTTTTACCGTAACCAATGTTGGTTCGCTTGGCTCTATTATGGGAACGCCTATTATCAATCAACCACAAGTTGGGATTTTGGCCACGGGCGCCATTAAAAAACGTCCGGTTGTGGTGGAAACACCGGATATGGGTGATGTGATTGCCATTCGCCACATGGTCTATTTGTCACTGACCTATGACCATCGGATTGTAGATGGAGCAATGGGGACTGCCTTCTTAAGAAAAGTAACCGAAGTTCTTGAAAACATTGATCCAAATGCAACCCTTTGA
- a CDS encoding phosphodiester glycosidase family protein gives MRSTLTLILCCFLIQTASAQFAATWSERADLNTTLPTSIRVFEDKAIPAYYVRIDLADTSSFVIKSLLSSSGSETVSSFATTNKAFVTINGGYFGGTSSYSLIAQNGKVLVPNIKQLNRSGLPYFPTRSAFGIMDRKKRTPDIAWTYEVNGAIYAYPAPSPNKQGTPQPQPTETTPAGGAIWNVYEGIGGGPVLVENGVQKVTWEEEVFFGSGVESNNQDPRSAIGYTADGTLILMVVDGRGSGRGATLPEMAKLMIDLGAVEAMNLDGGGSSTMAIGQTVINKPSDGVERKIPTALAIMPKPKPPAPSADTIIDTGDACCYKESGPNGWFESANTPFHGTTKARLNETGSGSDRATFYLKNLPKEGDYDVSAWWIPSFNRAKDTPFTIYQNGVGTTIKTDQSVPTTAGLWNKLGTFKLAPTDSVVVSDNAKGDSAPSYVVTDGLKLTLKNTTPTERESLPAQFSTFTVFPNPTQNRFWVEISNPKMENVTLEVFDVLGRQILFDTSRFYGTEKRSLSLAGKANGIYYVRATIANKTITRSILLKE, from the coding sequence ATGCGCTCCACGTTAACGCTAATTTTATGTTGCTTCTTGATCCAGACGGCATCCGCACAGTTTGCGGCCACCTGGTCTGAACGCGCAGACTTAAATACAACACTGCCCACTTCTATCCGTGTTTTTGAAGACAAGGCCATTCCAGCCTATTATGTGCGTATTGACTTGGCGGATACAAGCAGTTTTGTAATCAAGAGTTTACTTTCCTCATCGGGATCCGAAACCGTTTCATCCTTTGCCACAACAAACAAGGCATTTGTTACCATCAATGGCGGTTATTTTGGTGGAACCAGTTCTTATAGCTTAATCGCACAAAATGGTAAAGTTTTAGTGCCAAATATCAAACAACTAAACAGAAGTGGCCTGCCATATTTCCCAACTCGGTCTGCTTTTGGGATTATGGATCGCAAAAAGAGAACACCTGATATTGCTTGGACATATGAAGTAAATGGAGCTATATATGCCTATCCTGCTCCTTCTCCAAACAAACAAGGTACTCCGCAGCCCCAACCAACCGAAACCACTCCTGCAGGTGGGGCAATATGGAATGTATATGAAGGAATAGGTGGAGGTCCCGTCTTGGTAGAAAATGGCGTCCAAAAAGTTACTTGGGAGGAAGAAGTCTTTTTTGGTTCCGGCGTTGAGTCTAATAACCAAGACCCCCGTTCGGCGATAGGTTATACCGCTGATGGTACATTGATTTTGATGGTGGTTGATGGCAGAGGCTCCGGTCGTGGGGCAACACTACCAGAAATGGCCAAGTTGATGATAGACTTGGGTGCTGTAGAAGCCATGAACTTAGACGGTGGTGGTTCCTCTACGATGGCCATCGGGCAAACCGTCATCAACAAACCTAGTGATGGTGTAGAACGTAAAATCCCGACCGCGCTTGCGATTATGCCAAAACCAAAACCTCCTGCACCTTCGGCAGATACGATTATTGATACTGGAGATGCTTGTTGCTACAAAGAAAGTGGACCGAATGGCTGGTTCGAAAGCGCCAATACCCCTTTCCATGGAACCACCAAAGCACGCTTAAATGAAACCGGCTCCGGTTCCGATAGAGCTACGTTTTACCTTAAAAACCTCCCAAAAGAAGGTGATTATGATGTCTCGGCATGGTGGATTCCTTCTTTTAATCGGGCTAAAGATACTCCCTTTACCATTTACCAAAATGGCGTAGGAACGACCATAAAAACGGACCAGTCTGTCCCCACAACGGCTGGACTGTGGAATAAACTCGGAACCTTTAAGCTTGCACCGACCGATTCCGTTGTGGTTTCAGATAATGCAAAAGGTGATAGTGCCCCAAGCTATGTTGTGACCGATGGCCTAAAACTCACCCTGAAAAACACTACACCCACAGAGCGTGAATCCTTACCGGCTCAATTTAGTACCTTTACCGTCTTCCCGAATCCAACACAAAACCGCTTTTGGGTAGAAATCTCTAATCCAAAAATGGAAAACGTGACCCTAGAGGTCTTTGATGTTTTAGGGCGTCAAATTTTGTTCGATACCTCACGATTTTATGGAACCGAAAAACGCTCTCTCTCGCTCGCAGGTAAAGCAAATGGCATTTATTATGTACGTGCAACAATCGCCAACAAAACCATTACACGGTCTATTTTGTTGAAGGAATAA
- the alr gene encoding alanine racemase has protein sequence MDNLSPTKAIIKLNNIRHNLKLLSRYTDHSEMMAVIKANAYGHGAVTVAKCLESEGITWFAVATVPEAIELRQNGIKGRILVLGALIPEALPAYETYQLDLNLHDKSLVNRLINVPYHLNIHVKVDTGMTRLGILPAEFEEVAAALAQYPHLNVVANWTHYACADDLAQDAFTQSQKDLFSVIAIQKNHLQNTGGILNPTGHSEKISPHLVRIGVGLWGFDPCEPQQLTGLRPAMLFQSRVAQVKRITKGSSVSYGRTWFAPEDTFVATVAAGYADGYTRSLSNKGWVEVNHRRYPVVGRICMDMFMIHVGNKQTVVEGDEVILWGSDTLGATEVARWAETIPYTLVTGVSNRVPRFFVEE, from the coding sequence ATGGATAATTTATCACCAACAAAGGCTATTATCAAGTTAAACAATATACGGCATAACCTGAAACTGCTCAGTCGCTATACGGATCATTCAGAAATGATGGCCGTCATCAAGGCAAATGCGTATGGACATGGCGCAGTAACAGTGGCAAAGTGTTTGGAAAGCGAAGGCATTACATGGTTTGCCGTTGCAACCGTTCCCGAAGCGATAGAACTGCGGCAAAACGGTATTAAAGGCAGAATCTTGGTCCTTGGAGCGCTCATTCCAGAGGCTCTTCCGGCTTATGAAACATATCAGTTAGACCTAAACCTACATGACAAATCCCTTGTAAATCGTCTTATTAATGTTCCATACCACCTTAATATCCATGTAAAGGTAGATACTGGGATGACGCGACTGGGGATTTTGCCAGCAGAATTTGAAGAAGTGGCAGCAGCCTTGGCCCAATACCCTCATCTCAATGTAGTGGCTAATTGGACGCATTATGCTTGCGCCGACGACCTTGCCCAAGATGCCTTTACCCAATCACAAAAAGACTTATTTTCCGTTATTGCAATACAAAAAAATCATTTACAAAACACCGGAGGAATCCTAAACCCAACAGGACACTCGGAAAAAATTTCCCCCCACTTGGTACGGATCGGTGTCGGATTATGGGGCTTTGATCCTTGCGAACCACAGCAACTAACCGGATTACGTCCGGCAATGTTGTTCCAAAGTAGAGTTGCACAGGTAAAGCGGATCACAAAGGGAAGCAGTGTCTCCTATGGAAGAACATGGTTTGCCCCTGAAGATACCTTCGTTGCAACCGTGGCCGCAGGCTATGCGGATGGTTACACACGGAGTCTAAGCAACAAAGGGTGGGTAGAAGTAAACCACCGACGTTACCCAGTTGTTGGACGAATTTGTATGGATATGTTTATGATCCATGTCGGTAACAAACAAACCGTAGTGGAAGGTGATGAGGTCATCCTCTGGGGAAGTGACACCTTGGGTGCTACCGAAGTAGCAAGATGGGCAGAGACGATTCCTTACACACTCGTGACGGGTGTTTCGAATCGCGTACCAAGATTTTTTGTTGAGGAATAA
- a CDS encoding sugar phosphate isomerase/epimerase produces the protein MSRPITLFTGQWADLPLEKLAKKAASWGFDGLELACWGDHFETHRALTEPDYCQNVKNLLAQYGLKVFAISNHLVGQAVCDRIDERHQSILSPEIWGDGDPEGVRQRAAEEMKNTARAAAKLGVSVVNGFTGSSIWHLLYSFPPVTDAMIEAGYADFATRWNPILDVFDEVDVRFGLEVHPTEIAFDLASAQRAVEALDGRKAFGFNYDPSHFGYQGVDYVAFIEQFGDRIYHAHMKDVWWSSIAKPVGVFGGHVNFGDARRFWDFRSPGRGSINFEEVIRALNRIGYQGPLSIEWEDSGMDREHGAKEACAFIRAKDFPSSNRAFDAAFSEA, from the coding sequence ATGTCGCGACCAATTACCTTGTTTACAGGCCAATGGGCAGACCTTCCCTTAGAGAAATTGGCGAAAAAAGCTGCTTCTTGGGGCTTTGATGGCCTTGAACTGGCCTGCTGGGGAGATCATTTTGAGACCCATAGAGCACTTACCGAGCCAGATTATTGCCAAAATGTGAAGAATCTATTGGCACAATATGGACTTAAAGTCTTTGCCATCAGCAATCACTTGGTTGGTCAGGCAGTCTGCGATCGGATAGATGAACGTCACCAAAGCATCCTTTCACCCGAAATTTGGGGCGATGGCGATCCAGAAGGCGTGCGGCAACGTGCTGCCGAGGAAATGAAAAACACGGCGCGTGCCGCCGCTAAATTAGGCGTATCCGTTGTGAATGGCTTTACGGGAAGTTCCATCTGGCATCTTTTGTATTCGTTCCCGCCAGTAACAGATGCCATGATTGAGGCCGGGTATGCAGATTTTGCAACACGCTGGAATCCCATTTTAGACGTATTTGACGAAGTGGACGTCAGGTTTGGATTAGAAGTCCACCCAACCGAAATCGCCTTCGACCTCGCCTCTGCCCAACGCGCGGTTGAAGCCCTAGATGGTCGAAAAGCATTTGGATTCAACTACGATCCCAGCCATTTTGGTTATCAAGGTGTGGATTATGTGGCCTTCATCGAGCAATTTGGCGATCGGATTTACCATGCACACATGAAAGACGTCTGGTGGTCTAGTATTGCAAAACCAGTAGGTGTTTTTGGTGGACATGTGAATTTTGGCGACGCCAGACGTTTTTGGGATTTCCGTTCTCCCGGACGGGGCAGTATCAATTTTGAAGAGGTCATTCGGGCTTTGAACCGGATTGGCTATCAAGGCCCCCTTTCAATTGAATGGGAAGACAGTGGGATGGACAGAGAACACGGGGCAAAAGAAGCTTGTGCTTTTATTCGTGCAAAGGATTTCCCATCCTCAAACCGCGCCTTCGATGCTGCGTTTTCCGAAGCCTAA
- a CDS encoding LptF/LptG family permease yields the protein MKTFDLHVLRRLLATTMVLVVMLASFFILLHYLEYIDDFIDRGATEALILQSYYPNALPFILHQIMPAALFLACIYLTGKLAQELQLTAIYTAGVSFYRILWPLFLFGVFFSLCMFYISGWILPKTEQIRIGLESKYLNKGREQLETSNNIFRQLGGNRILQVGSFSREQKTAISVSLQTYNAEKQMTRRIDSEQMIWSDKTQKWSFLNPITHEFKADSTIRRAKSSGSITIPLDLKPEDLSRTANDIDLLNIPEAEAYLNELRNSGVSELGKPLVAYYAKFTYPFTNLIVILLGFSLASTRRKGGQAAQLSIGIMVAFVYLAMIKTIEPFGYSGELDPMIATLLPHAFFLLIGFGLMILARK from the coding sequence ATGAAAACATTTGACCTACACGTCCTGAGGAGGCTTCTTGCAACAACCATGGTTCTGGTGGTAATGTTGGCCTCCTTTTTTATTCTGCTCCACTATCTAGAATATATAGACGACTTTATTGATCGCGGTGCAACAGAAGCCTTGATCCTCCAGTCTTATTATCCCAATGCTTTACCATTTATCCTCCACCAAATCATGCCAGCAGCGTTGTTCTTAGCGTGTATTTATCTGACAGGTAAACTCGCGCAAGAACTTCAGCTTACAGCAATCTATACCGCAGGTGTGTCTTTTTACCGGATACTATGGCCACTGTTTCTATTCGGTGTTTTCTTTTCCCTCTGTATGTTTTACATCAGTGGCTGGATATTGCCAAAAACGGAGCAAATTAGGATTGGTTTGGAATCTAAATACCTAAACAAAGGCCGCGAGCAATTAGAAACATCAAACAACATCTTCCGCCAATTGGGGGGAAATCGCATTCTTCAGGTCGGATCATTTAGCCGTGAACAAAAAACCGCTATTTCTGTTTCGCTTCAAACGTATAATGCCGAAAAGCAGATGACCAGACGCATAGATTCCGAGCAAATGATCTGGTCTGATAAAACACAAAAATGGTCTTTCTTAAACCCAATAACCCATGAATTTAAGGCCGATAGTACCATAAGGCGAGCAAAGTCCTCCGGTTCAATAACCATTCCTTTAGACCTGAAACCAGAAGACTTGAGTCGTACAGCAAACGATATAGACCTCCTAAACATTCCCGAAGCCGAAGCTTATCTGAACGAACTGCGAAACAGCGGGGTTTCTGAATTGGGTAAGCCCTTGGTTGCCTACTACGCCAAGTTCACTTATCCATTTACCAACCTCATTGTAATTTTGTTGGGCTTTTCCCTCGCAAGTACGCGAAGAAAAGGCGGACAAGCAGCCCAGCTTTCGATTGGTATCATGGTGGCCTTTGTCTATTTGGCCATGATCAAAACCATAGAACCATTTGGCTACTCTGGCGAGTTGGATCCAATGATTGCAACGCTTTTACCTCACGCTTTTTTTCTCTTAATCGGTTTTGGATTGATGATTCTGGCGAGAAAATAG
- a CDS encoding tyrosine-type recombinase/integrase codes for MADNFTSETFQGINLTLDGLETTLTSFLDEYLHDKGVETVGTYRRSLNEFVRWFAHPRSDFRFRVQDIEAYKTYLMTDRKLSQVSVSTYLTALRRLCDFMVATGQLPENPAKQVKGNRRPTEHTRAVLNEVEVEQLASSFDQVTQMGKRDQAMMYMMLYAGLGEIEIVRADLEDLNQYESGTWYLRVQGKGRSDKDQLVPIDPPVMDKIRLYLDTRGRIRPEEPIFVSHGHRSEGERLNTRSVRGRINHWLDLAGIKRAGITPHSLTHTAALIWLRQGMTVEELKKRMRHGTFDTTMIYLRKEAGKADIGQ; via the coding sequence ATGGCGGATAATTTTACTTCAGAAACATTCCAAGGGATTAACCTGACTTTGGATGGATTAGAAACGACCCTTACCTCATTTTTAGACGAGTATCTTCATGATAAAGGAGTAGAAACGGTTGGTACTTACCGTAGATCGTTAAACGAGTTTGTCCGATGGTTTGCTCACCCACGTAGCGATTTTAGGTTTCGTGTTCAGGATATTGAGGCATATAAAACCTACCTCATGACTGATCGCAAGTTGTCTCAAGTCTCTGTTTCAACCTATTTAACCGCCCTTCGTCGCCTTTGTGATTTTATGGTTGCTACGGGTCAGCTTCCAGAAAATCCAGCAAAACAGGTAAAAGGAAACCGCAGACCCACGGAGCACACCCGCGCAGTTCTTAACGAAGTAGAAGTAGAACAACTGGCCTCATCCTTCGACCAAGTGACGCAAATGGGGAAGCGCGACCAAGCCATGATGTACATGATGCTTTATGCAGGCTTGGGGGAAATTGAAATTGTGCGAGCAGATTTAGAGGATTTGAACCAATACGAGTCTGGAACTTGGTATTTGCGGGTTCAGGGAAAAGGTCGTTCCGATAAAGACCAATTGGTTCCGATTGATCCGCCGGTTATGGATAAAATCAGACTTTATTTGGACACCAGAGGCCGGATTCGTCCCGAAGAACCCATCTTTGTTTCTCACGGACATCGTTCAGAAGGTGAGCGCCTAAATACCCGTTCTGTTCGCGGAAGGATTAACCATTGGTTGGATTTGGCAGGCATTAAGCGTGCCGGAATTACACCACATAGCCTTACCCATACAGCAGCCCTCATTTGGCTTCGTCAGGGGATGACGGTCGAGGAACTCAAAAAGAGGATGCGGCACGGTACTTTTGATACCACCATGATCTATTTGCGAAAAGAAGCCGGTAAAGCAGATATTGGACAGTAA
- a CDS encoding response regulator transcription factor: MVKTTNTSHLTILVVDDEEDVNDVITLFLSQEGYNVINAFDGEEAIAKATTEVDLIVLDIMLPKIDGFEVCRRLRSRVETETIPIVFLSAKGEEEDHVRGLMLGADAYLTKPVAPQVLIANVKAVIRRTGIEESRTLSVRDLTIFEEEYRAEYEGKDLGLTLTEFELLMFLVRHPRKAFTRQQLLETIWKDAMMVTERTVDAHIKNLREKLGKFAVYIQTVRGVGYRFVEEDVDKE, translated from the coding sequence ATGGTTAAGACAACCAATACTTCTCATCTTACCATTCTCGTCGTGGATGATGAGGAAGATGTAAATGACGTCATAACCCTTTTCTTGTCTCAAGAGGGTTACAATGTGATCAACGCCTTTGACGGGGAAGAAGCCATCGCAAAAGCCACTACGGAAGTAGATTTAATTGTATTGGACATAATGTTGCCCAAAATTGATGGCTTCGAGGTTTGTCGTAGGCTTCGTTCTCGCGTTGAGACTGAGACCATTCCAATCGTTTTCTTAAGTGCGAAAGGCGAAGAAGAAGACCATGTACGGGGCTTAATGCTGGGTGCAGATGCTTATTTGACCAAGCCCGTTGCGCCACAAGTCCTTATCGCAAACGTTAAAGCAGTCATTCGTAGAACCGGTATTGAAGAAAGCCGTACCCTTTCTGTTCGTGACCTAACCATCTTCGAGGAAGAATATCGTGCAGAGTACGAGGGCAAAGATTTGGGTCTTACACTGACCGAGTTCGAGTTGTTGATGTTTTTAGTACGTCACCCACGTAAGGCATTTACCCGCCAACAACTCCTCGAAACCATCTGGAAAGATGCCATGATGGTGACCGAGCGCACAGTTGATGCGCACATTAAAAACCTACGCGAAAAGTTAGGTAAATTTGCTGTCTATATCCAAACCGTTCGTGGCGTAGGCTATCGTTTCGTAGAAGAGGACGTGGACAAAGAATGA
- the sucC gene encoding ADP-forming succinate--CoA ligase subunit beta, with amino-acid sequence MKVHEYQAKEVLAQFGVATQGGYVATTVEEAIAGAEKLQAAGATLFVVKAQIHAGGRGKGGGVKLARTLEEVRDKSEAMLGMMLKTHQTGPEGQKVKKILITDGVDIEKEYYLGITLDRSRNMNVIMASTEGGVEIEKVAEETPELIHKTWIDPTIGIQGYQARQIAFALGFRGDLFKQCVGFVLKLYKAYEETDCSLAEINPLVTTKDGKLMALDGKINFDDNALFRHADLATLRDTDEEDPLEVEASEFHLNYIKLDGNVGCMVNGAGLAMGTMDIIKIAGGEPANFLDVGGSANPQTVEAGFRIILKDPNVKAILINVFGGIVRCDRVALGVVEAAKNVNINIPLIVRLQGTNAEEGQEILKNSGLKIETAILLKEAAEKVTQALGG; translated from the coding sequence ATGAAAGTACATGAATATCAGGCCAAAGAAGTGCTTGCACAATTCGGCGTAGCAACCCAAGGTGGTTATGTGGCAACCACTGTAGAAGAAGCAATTGCTGGAGCCGAAAAATTGCAAGCCGCTGGCGCAACTCTTTTTGTGGTAAAAGCCCAAATCCATGCTGGTGGACGTGGCAAAGGTGGTGGTGTGAAATTGGCAAGAACCCTTGAGGAGGTGCGCGATAAGTCCGAAGCGATGTTGGGCATGATGCTCAAAACCCATCAAACTGGTCCCGAAGGTCAAAAGGTAAAAAAAATCCTCATCACCGATGGGGTGGACATCGAGAAAGAATATTATCTCGGTATTACATTAGACCGTAGCCGCAACATGAACGTCATTATGGCCTCGACCGAAGGTGGCGTTGAAATTGAAAAGGTGGCAGAAGAAACGCCAGAACTTATTCATAAAACGTGGATTGACCCGACAATCGGTATCCAAGGCTATCAGGCACGACAAATCGCTTTTGCACTTGGCTTCCGTGGAGACTTGTTTAAGCAATGTGTGGGCTTTGTGCTAAAATTATACAAAGCCTATGAAGAAACCGACTGCTCTTTGGCCGAAATTAACCCTTTGGTGACAACCAAAGACGGAAAATTGATGGCCTTGGATGGGAAAATCAACTTCGACGACAACGCATTATTCCGACATGCGGACTTGGCAACCCTGCGCGATACCGACGAGGAAGACCCCTTAGAAGTCGAGGCCAGTGAGTTCCACCTCAATTACATTAAATTGGATGGTAACGTGGGTTGCATGGTTAATGGTGCCGGTTTGGCAATGGGGACGATGGACATCATTAAAATTGCAGGGGGTGAACCTGCAAACTTCTTGGACGTGGGTGGATCGGCGAATCCCCAGACTGTAGAAGCGGGCTTCCGAATCATTCTGAAAGACCCAAATGTAAAAGCGATTTTGATAAATGTTTTCGGCGGAATTGTACGGTGCGATCGGGTTGCACTTGGTGTGGTAGAAGCAGCTAAAAATGTGAACATCAATATTCCTTTGATTGTCCGCCTACAAGGAACCAATGCGGAAGAAGGCCAAGAAATTCTCAAAAACAGTGGTCTTAAAATTGAAACGGCCATTTTATTGAAAGAAGCTGCCGAAAAAGTAACCCAAGCACTTGGGGGTTAA
- a CDS encoding Gfo/Idh/MocA family oxidoreductase yields the protein MDQVKLAIIGTGGMAHTHARAFSAIKEANLVACCDVVRERAEEFAAIHSIPFVFTDVDEMLSTVDIHAVTNVTPDRFHLPIGLKVLDKKIHLLSEKPLAETFQDARMLAEAAEEANVVHMVNLSYRRSAALYEAKRMIEEGQIGRIMHFEADYLQSWLAQPAWGDWRENDAWLWRLSTDHGSKGVLGDIGVHIFDLAGFPIGTYESVQCVLKTFPKAENDQIGAYKLDANDSFTAIVEMDNGALGTVQASRWATGFVNTLRLQIHGEYGALRLVLDEKDRWDVLEVCKGEDLLKAKWRRKKCKPVPENYQRFISAILNGENGEPDFWRGAEIQRVLDAAYMSDYKQSCEHL from the coding sequence ATGGATCAGGTTAAGTTGGCCATTATTGGAACAGGTGGCATGGCACATACCCATGCGCGGGCTTTTTCTGCGATCAAAGAAGCCAATTTGGTCGCATGTTGTGATGTTGTTCGCGAACGCGCTGAAGAATTTGCCGCCATCCACAGCATCCCCTTCGTCTTTACAGATGTGGATGAAATGCTCTCTACCGTTGATATTCACGCCGTAACAAACGTAACACCAGATCGTTTTCACTTGCCGATAGGACTCAAGGTTTTAGACAAGAAAATCCACCTCCTTTCCGAAAAGCCACTTGCTGAGACCTTCCAAGATGCCCGAATGCTGGCCGAAGCTGCGGAAGAAGCCAATGTGGTGCATATGGTGAACCTTTCCTATCGCCGCTCTGCGGCACTGTATGAGGCCAAGCGAATGATCGAGGAAGGCCAAATTGGGCGAATCATGCACTTCGAGGCAGACTATTTGCAAAGCTGGCTGGCACAACCCGCTTGGGGTGATTGGCGCGAAAACGACGCTTGGTTGTGGAGACTCTCTACCGACCACGGCAGCAAAGGTGTTTTAGGTGACATTGGCGTTCATATTTTTGATCTCGCGGGCTTCCCCATCGGGACATATGAAAGTGTTCAGTGCGTCCTTAAAACATTCCCTAAAGCAGAAAATGACCAGATTGGAGCCTATAAATTAGATGCCAATGATTCTTTTACTGCCATTGTCGAGATGGATAATGGTGCTCTTGGAACGGTTCAGGCTTCCCGATGGGCAACTGGATTCGTAAATACCTTGCGTTTACAAATTCATGGTGAATACGGGGCACTAAGGTTGGTTTTGGACGAAAAGGATCGTTGGGATGTGCTGGAAGTCTGCAAAGGCGAAGACCTCCTAAAAGCAAAATGGCGGCGGAAGAAATGTAAACCCGTTCCAGAAAATTACCAGCGATTTATCTCGGCTATTCTAAATGGTGAAAACGGAGAGCCAGATTTTTGGCGCGGAGCCGAAATTCAAAGAGTTTTGGATGCTGCCTATATGTCGGACTATAAACAGTCATGCGAGCACCTCTAA